One window from the genome of Anabaena sphaerica FACHB-251 encodes:
- a CDS encoding GNAT family N-acetyltransferase, with protein sequence MLLIPINLETPRLLLRTFKYGDINAFIAYRNDPEVAKYQSWDIPYPETAAREFIEYLQQTKPGTLGEWYQLGIALKTTDEIIGDCAFCILAEDGQQAEIGFTLSRQHQGKGYATEAVTCLLAYLFTEYKLHRVRANCDSENIASIQLLERLGMRREGHFVKSLWFKGEWVDELWFAILREEWER encoded by the coding sequence ATGTTACTAATTCCCATCAACTTAGAAACACCAAGATTGCTGCTGCGTACCTTTAAATATGGGGATATAAACGCTTTTATTGCTTATCGCAATGATCCTGAAGTTGCTAAATATCAAAGTTGGGATATCCCTTACCCAGAAACAGCGGCCAGAGAATTTATCGAATATCTGCAACAGACAAAACCGGGGACTTTAGGTGAATGGTATCAATTAGGAATTGCACTCAAAACCACAGATGAAATAATTGGAGATTGTGCTTTTTGCATCTTAGCTGAAGATGGACAACAGGCGGAAATTGGTTTTACCCTGTCACGTCAACATCAAGGAAAAGGTTATGCGACAGAAGCAGTAACCTGTTTATTGGCATATTTATTTACAGAATATAAATTGCATCGTGTCCGCGCAAATTGCGACTCGGAAAATATTGCATCTATTCAACTCCTGGAACGTTTAGGAATGCGACGGGAAGGGCATTTTGTCAAGAGTTTGTGGTTTAAGGGTGAGTGGGTAGATGAGTTGTGGTTTGCTATTTTGCGTGAAGAGTGGGAAAGATAG
- a CDS encoding PIN domain-containing protein produces MTRVLCIDTSVWIPYLVPEVYQPQARTLLTEALSLSIRLVAPAFVWAEVGSVLRKKTRIGVITKEEAQDFFDDFCELPIDYIEDEVIRVKSWEIAEKYGLSTLYDAAFLTCSEMTSAEFWTADAALVRQLTPKPNYLREIGEIIN; encoded by the coding sequence GTGACTAGAGTTTTGTGCATAGATACCAGTGTTTGGATACCTTACCTTGTTCCAGAAGTGTATCAACCTCAAGCTAGAACCTTACTAACAGAAGCATTAAGTTTGAGTATACGTTTAGTAGCTCCTGCGTTTGTTTGGGCAGAAGTTGGATCTGTACTACGGAAGAAAACACGAATAGGAGTCATAACTAAGGAGGAAGCACAAGATTTTTTTGACGACTTCTGTGAATTGCCGATAGATTATATTGAAGATGAAGTAATCAGGGTAAAAAGTTGGGAAATTGCCGAAAAATACGGTTTATCTACCCTTTATGATGCCGCTTTTCTTACTTGTTCTGAAATGACATCTGCTGAGTTTTGGACTGCTGACGCTGCACTGGTGAGACAACTGACACCTAAACCTAATTATTTACGAGAAATAGGGGAGATAATCAATTAA
- a CDS encoding tyrosine-type recombinase/integrase: MSIHTTQLPFSAKSTNCSTPPAKRPSAREREYLRSKEVEAMISAARSVGRHGVRDAAMILLMFRHGLRTAELVALKWSQIDLSEGYIDIHRLKHGHDTVHPLRAPELRALRQLQRDYPDTPYVFVSERKAPLSTRAVRHIIARAGERAGITEPVHPHQLRHACGYYLAAQGHDTRAIQDYLGHKNIHHTVRYTQMSPQRFENFWRD; this comes from the coding sequence ATGTCTATCCACACTACTCAACTTCCATTTTCGGCAAAGTCAACCAACTGCTCGACTCCACCAGCCAAACGCCCATCTGCTCGCGAACGAGAATATTTGCGATCGAAAGAAGTCGAAGCAATGATCAGTGCGGCTCGCTCTGTCGGTCGGCATGGGGTACGGGATGCAGCAATGATATTACTTATGTTCCGGCATGGACTACGTACTGCTGAGTTAGTTGCGCTCAAGTGGTCACAAATAGATTTGTCAGAGGGCTATATCGACATTCATCGTCTCAAACATGGCCATGATACCGTTCATCCATTACGCGCTCCAGAATTAAGAGCCTTGCGTCAACTGCAACGGGATTATCCCGACACTCCCTATGTTTTTGTGTCCGAGCGCAAAGCTCCACTATCAACCAGAGCCGTTCGTCACATTATTGCACGAGCAGGTGAGCGTGCTGGAATCACTGAACCAGTTCATCCCCATCAACTGCGCCATGCTTGTGGCTACTATTTAGCAGCCCAAGGTCATGATACCAGAGCCATTCAAGATTATTTAGGACACAAAAATATACACCACACAGTACGCTATACCCAAATGTCACCTCAGAGATTTGAGAACTTCTGGAGAGATTAA
- a CDS encoding restriction endonuclease yields the protein MVAISSILCLKGDELGKVIISISYQSRLNQGLFLPNFTRLPLVARTFYLRLHERFIDSFKLPPQRRGYELEKIFTDLMKISNIPVEESFKIEGEQIDGAIKYDSYYYIVELKWTANKVNQAQISSLYMKVEGKMQSLGLFISMNGYSQEALESLTRGKPMQIILLDGTHLMSVISGIRTFKELLEHARKEASLKGNIYCSHDIS from the coding sequence TTGGTTGCTATCTCCAGCATACTTTGCCTAAAAGGAGATGAACTAGGCAAAGTTATTATTAGTATTTCTTATCAATCAAGGCTAAATCAAGGGTTATTTTTACCAAATTTCACAAGGTTGCCCCTGGTTGCACGAACCTTCTATTTACGCCTACATGAGCGATTTATTGATTCGTTTAAATTACCGCCACAAAGGAGAGGTTATGAATTAGAAAAAATATTTACCGATTTGATGAAGATAAGTAATATTCCTGTAGAAGAATCATTCAAAATAGAAGGAGAACAAATAGATGGAGCAATTAAATATGATAGTTACTATTATATAGTTGAATTAAAGTGGACTGCAAATAAAGTTAATCAAGCTCAAATATCCAGTCTTTACATGAAAGTAGAAGGTAAGATGCAATCTCTGGGATTATTTATTTCAATGAATGGCTATTCTCAAGAAGCTTTAGAATCCCTAACAAGAGGGAAACCTATGCAAATTATACTTCTCGATGGTACACATTTAATGAGTGTTATATCTGGTATTCGTACCTTTAAAGAATTATTAGAACACGCAAGAAAGGAAGCATCTTTGAAAGGCAACATATATTGTTCTCATGATATTTCATAA